The following coding sequences lie in one Porphyromonas asaccharolytica DSM 20707 genomic window:
- a CDS encoding Ig-like domain-containing protein — translation MKRIAVLLSCVALLAIVSSCNKPDPAPQPQPVNPTGITISPTTVSLSVGETQQLTAVVEPTDHNFSVIYSSNKATVATVDNKGLVTAVAEGEAMITATVGNLSATAKVTVKGASISAEQELPLLKFDPKKDDSEKIIDAEILAYEEKLGRQPQDIKYSSKVTVPGFVNKDLSVIPAVAYGIEIEETADIILCYSKEPVENATKTQEMLRKLGFTKFEKVNVRIDSDGNTVPGFRSRNDQNKEISLIAKQDYSHKGDFDASMSIEIQRHQLIPTKHKILRDAKDMPSIETLLTKDGKKIEEFENALGLRVLEESEEGSVNQRFNTKPECVDKTNLEWVLYVRTSFFSDQLFINSQSNAIEGYSDLYSDDFKSYLANIGFDKDYQIIKETVLAKNAQGDICMGYIDLMFNCCYIQFVPKETSEASYRRPQRASHWGLQGGMTALDRPVSCLLDR, via the coding sequence ATGAAACGAATTGCAGTTTTACTTTCTTGTGTTGCTCTACTGGCAATAGTCTCTAGTTGTAACAAGCCTGATCCAGCTCCCCAGCCTCAACCAGTCAACCCAACGGGCATCACCATCAGCCCCACGACGGTCTCTCTCAGTGTAGGTGAGACCCAGCAACTGACGGCGGTTGTAGAGCCTACGGATCACAACTTCTCTGTAATCTATAGCTCCAACAAAGCTACGGTGGCAACCGTCGACAACAAGGGACTAGTCACGGCTGTTGCTGAGGGCGAAGCCATGATTACCGCCACGGTAGGGAACCTATCGGCTACTGCTAAGGTGACCGTCAAGGGAGCCTCCATTTCAGCCGAACAGGAATTGCCACTCCTGAAGTTTGATCCAAAGAAGGACGACTCTGAGAAAATCATCGATGCTGAGATCCTCGCCTACGAAGAGAAGTTAGGTCGTCAGCCTCAAGATATCAAATACTCTAGCAAAGTAACTGTCCCAGGCTTCGTCAATAAAGATCTGTCTGTCATTCCTGCAGTCGCTTATGGTATAGAGATAGAAGAGACCGCTGATATCATCCTATGCTACAGCAAGGAGCCTGTCGAGAACGCTACAAAGACTCAAGAGATGCTTCGTAAGCTAGGCTTCACCAAGTTTGAGAAGGTCAACGTAAGAATCGACAGCGATGGCAATACCGTCCCTGGATTTCGCTCACGTAATGACCAAAACAAAGAGATCTCTCTCATAGCTAAGCAAGACTACTCACACAAGGGCGACTTTGATGCCAGTATGTCTATAGAGATTCAGCGTCACCAGCTGATCCCTACGAAGCATAAGATCCTCCGAGATGCTAAGGATATGCCCTCTATCGAAACGCTACTCACTAAAGATGGTAAGAAGATTGAGGAGTTTGAAAACGCTCTGGGTCTCCGTGTGCTAGAAGAAAGTGAAGAAGGTAGTGTCAACCAGCGATTCAATACCAAGCCCGAATGTGTCGATAAGACCAACCTGGAGTGGGTGCTCTATGTCCGCACTTCATTCTTTAGCGACCAGCTTTTCATCAATTCGCAGTCCAATGCAATAGAAGGATATTCCGATCTCTATTCTGACGACTTCAAGAGCTATCTTGCTAACATTGGTTTTGACAAGGATTACCAAATCATCAAGGAGACAGTTCTTGCTAAGAACGCTCAGGGCGATATCTGTATGGGGTATATCGACCTTATGTTCAACTGCTGCTATATTCAGTTCGTCCCGAAGGAAACCTCAGAAGCGTCTTACAGAAGACCCCAGAGAGCCTCACATTGGGGCCTGCAAGGCGGTATGACGGCACTTGACCGTCCCGTCTCTTGTTTACTAGACCGATAA
- a CDS encoding YitT family protein — translation MTTKRPLRYPDPRKSARFLKDVLLIFAGVVVYTFGWTAFILSQNITSGGLAGLTTIIQLATNIPASIPYNIINVGLLLLSIWILGWRFSMKTIIAVLMLAVTIPVGQAFFTPMVGQGLEVYNNLPTWLTSTLPNFGPLLASDEPFVALIVGAGLCGAGLGLVFSANGSTGGTDIIVAIINKYSTLSLGRAMIFMDAIIVTTGAVVSHFFGPQYSWGTALGKLAFSFIEITIVGQMLDYIMDANKQSVQLLIVSTKYEQLSEAVTRRLGHGCTILHGEGGYSHQPMHVVLVTIRKNLRGGLYQVINSVDPNAFISESTVHGVYGQGFDSLERVTGRKKK, via the coding sequence ATGACTACGAAAAGACCTTTACGCTATCCCGATCCACGCAAGTCTGCGCGCTTTCTAAAGGATGTCCTACTCATCTTCGCTGGTGTAGTCGTCTACACATTCGGTTGGACAGCCTTCATCCTCTCTCAAAACATCACCTCGGGAGGACTGGCAGGACTGACCACTATCATTCAGCTGGCGACAAATATCCCGGCCAGTATACCTTACAACATCATCAATGTCGGCTTGCTACTCCTCTCGATATGGATCCTAGGGTGGCGCTTCTCGATGAAGACGATCATAGCCGTCCTAATGCTTGCCGTCACGATCCCCGTAGGACAAGCGTTTTTTACCCCCATGGTGGGACAAGGACTAGAGGTGTACAACAATCTGCCCACGTGGCTGACGAGTACACTCCCTAACTTCGGGCCACTCTTGGCGTCCGATGAGCCATTTGTCGCTCTAATCGTCGGTGCTGGACTCTGTGGTGCCGGACTAGGCCTGGTCTTCTCTGCCAATGGTAGTACAGGTGGCACCGACATTATCGTTGCTATCATTAATAAGTACAGCACGCTCTCTCTAGGTCGTGCCATGATCTTTATGGATGCGATCATCGTCACGACGGGTGCAGTTGTCAGCCACTTCTTCGGACCTCAGTACAGTTGGGGTACAGCGCTAGGCAAGCTCGCCTTTTCCTTCATCGAGATCACGATCGTAGGGCAGATGCTGGACTACATTATGGATGCCAATAAGCAGTCTGTACAGCTACTCATCGTCAGTACCAAGTACGAGCAGCTCAGCGAGGCTGTAACACGTCGCCTAGGGCATGGATGCACCATACTCCACGGCGAGGGAGGCTATAGTCACCAACCGATGCACGTGGTGCTGGTGACCATCCGCAAGAACCTGCGTGGAGGTCTCTACCAAGTGATTAACTCGGTAGACCCGAACGCTTTTATCTCCGAATCTACGGTGCACGGCGTATATGGGCAGGGCTTTGACTCGCTCGAGCGAGTAACTGGACGAAAGAAGAAGTAA
- a CDS encoding PSP1 domain-containing protein, translating to MEYKPDLLNKIDCPRCKGLGSRCCKLSTYDWLADLPDGVQQQEIVEVQFKNTRKNYYRNVDHLDLKRGDYVVVEADSGGYDVGMVALTGTLVSTKIRANHDEQYVDGAKAIYRKARPADMDHYHAAKLREHPTMIESREIATSLGLDMKIGDVEYQADGTRAIFYYIADQRVDFRKLIRLLADAFHIRVEMRQIGARQEAGRIGGIGPCGRALCCATWLSRFNSVSTAAARFQNLAQNSLKLTGQCGKLKCCTNYEVDVYMEAKKAFPSSRTPLETESGTYYFNKCDLLAGEITYSLAPKSLEEPETISVERAKEIIEMNQRGETPETLSDQQEAPKKPKDILFDNAINRFDQPKKRKRRKTNRKKTRSNTDAPVAQSENPMSDRAEEPTNAVEEPQDRSDPREEGATQPTRKPRRKPQEGGRRRRPRRKPQEE from the coding sequence ATGGAATACAAACCAGACCTACTAAATAAGATAGACTGTCCTCGATGCAAAGGGCTAGGGTCACGCTGTTGCAAGCTCTCGACCTATGACTGGCTAGCTGATCTGCCCGACGGCGTACAGCAGCAGGAGATCGTCGAGGTACAGTTCAAGAACACTCGCAAGAACTACTACCGCAACGTGGATCACCTCGACCTCAAGCGAGGTGACTATGTAGTCGTCGAGGCTGATAGCGGAGGCTACGATGTCGGCATGGTGGCTCTCACGGGGACACTCGTCTCCACAAAGATACGAGCTAACCATGATGAGCAGTATGTGGATGGTGCGAAAGCGATCTATCGCAAGGCACGTCCTGCCGATATGGATCATTATCACGCGGCTAAGCTACGGGAACACCCGACGATGATCGAGTCGCGCGAGATCGCCACTTCGCTAGGACTAGATATGAAGATCGGCGATGTGGAGTATCAGGCTGACGGGACGCGCGCCATATTCTACTACATAGCAGATCAGCGAGTAGACTTTCGCAAGTTGATACGGCTTCTAGCGGACGCCTTCCACATACGCGTGGAGATGCGTCAGATAGGTGCTAGACAGGAGGCAGGGCGTATCGGGGGTATAGGCCCTTGTGGACGAGCTCTATGCTGCGCTACCTGGCTCTCACGCTTTAACTCCGTCAGTACGGCTGCGGCTCGCTTTCAGAACTTAGCCCAGAACTCGCTCAAGCTCACCGGACAGTGTGGCAAGCTCAAGTGCTGTACAAACTACGAGGTGGACGTCTATATGGAGGCAAAGAAAGCCTTCCCCTCGAGTCGTACGCCCCTAGAGACGGAGAGCGGTACCTACTACTTCAATAAGTGCGACCTCCTAGCAGGAGAGATCACTTACAGCCTAGCTCCTAAGAGCCTCGAAGAGCCTGAGACCATATCCGTAGAGCGGGCTAAGGAGATTATAGAGATGAACCAGCGTGGCGAGACACCCGAGACGCTCTCTGACCAGCAGGAGGCACCGAAGAAGCCTAAGGACATACTCTTTGACAATGCGATCAACCGCTTTGACCAGCCGAAGAAGCGTAAGCGTCGCAAGACAAATCGAAAAAAAACTCGCAGCAATACCGACGCTCCTGTAGCCCAGAGCGAAAACCCTATGAGTGACCGTGCCGAGGAGCCTACCAACGCTGTCGAAGAGCCTCAGGACAGATCAGACCCTCGCGAGGAGGGCGCTACGCAGCCCACTCGCAAGCCGAGACGCAAGCCTCAGGAAGGTGGCCGTCGTCGCCGTCCACGTAGGAAGCCTCAGGAGGAGTAA
- a CDS encoding gliding motility lipoprotein GldH — protein sequence MSRACRGRIVGGLVLLAVLTLGSCRYATYQERMQTKELPRAVWSAEDRITFDSFVEQSRAPYTLYLYVRYNSRYAYTSLPLAVELRSTLGWSATTTLALPLTEEPGVWSGEGYALRQQLYKVNASLTPPHPGLYTIELRQATGQGTLAGIETIGVAWVAAEP from the coding sequence ATGAGCAGAGCCTGCAGAGGTCGCATCGTAGGGGGACTAGTTTTGCTGGCCGTCCTGACGCTTGGCTCTTGCCGCTATGCAACTTATCAAGAGCGGATGCAGACGAAAGAGCTACCACGAGCTGTATGGTCTGCGGAGGATCGTATCACCTTCGACAGCTTCGTCGAGCAGTCTCGGGCACCCTACACGCTCTACCTCTATGTGCGGTACAACAGCCGCTACGCATACACGTCCCTACCGCTCGCCGTCGAGCTTCGCTCCACTCTAGGGTGGAGTGCTACGACAACGCTGGCACTACCCCTCACGGAGGAGCCAGGCGTATGGTCTGGAGAGGGCTATGCGCTACGTCAGCAACTCTATAAAGTCAATGCCTCACTGACTCCTCCACACCCAGGGCTCTACACCATCGAGCTAAGGCAAGCAACGGGGCAGGGCACACTAGCGGGCATAGAGACGATCGGCGTCGCTTGGGTCGCTGCCGAGCCGTAG
- a CDS encoding T9SS type A sorting domain-containing protein, producing the protein MTRKLLSPLLLLLALSYSLGAQQVSCKVTQEPKSLPAEACDFSIYGTSPNGRYIYGGSPNSTAFCYDTERDTTSLFLSETGAEKYMIYAVSDDGEIFVAQDEVGAFVCNMAQKKLQEIKTPESAWPDVRPVYVTPDAKHLVGYLMDPTYAQESMTLPIYGTRGEDGSWTIKTLPMLDKDYLGNKPNYTQAFFCSPDGKKILGRQNTRNGSDRPLFWQLNEQGQYQCSTPCDSFLYNLDAPLPGPEPDWDDYVTADYEQDPDLYAQQEAEYNKAHEAWQKAYDKVVKGVSPDLAWQMMAPTSGYWMISIQEVVGKGDDYTIISYPGALNVADGSIERINIPEAYGLGGLGRTHDGGWLCYPDGSLDPNDRTTYVVYPDGKKLTMLEYLKQLTGKDLSPAFTYSYTPYGKTEQKSITDMGTVQFSADGKTLVSCAVDMTGTRYYRNAYLRVDKHFLAQPLGVAPIQVERGDLSILWQGDALYFSAPATGTLYLYDTTGRLLDSYSLAAASRLSLTELAQGLYIGQLVTERGVSTVRFIR; encoded by the coding sequence ATGACAAGAAAACTACTATCTCCGCTACTCTTACTCCTTGCTTTGAGCTACTCGCTCGGTGCACAGCAAGTGAGTTGCAAAGTCACGCAAGAGCCGAAGTCTCTACCCGCAGAGGCGTGTGACTTCTCTATCTATGGTACTAGCCCCAATGGCCGTTACATCTACGGAGGCAGTCCCAACTCGACAGCCTTCTGTTACGACACCGAGCGTGACACCACTTCGCTCTTCCTCTCTGAGACGGGTGCTGAGAAGTATATGATCTACGCAGTCTCTGATGATGGTGAGATCTTTGTCGCTCAGGATGAGGTAGGAGCTTTTGTCTGCAACATGGCTCAGAAGAAGCTACAAGAGATTAAAACTCCAGAGAGTGCGTGGCCTGACGTAAGGCCTGTCTATGTGACACCTGATGCCAAGCACCTCGTAGGCTATCTGATGGATCCTACTTATGCTCAGGAGAGTATGACGCTACCGATCTATGGTACACGTGGTGAGGACGGCTCCTGGACGATCAAGACGCTTCCGATGCTGGACAAAGACTACCTAGGCAACAAACCTAACTATACGCAAGCTTTCTTCTGCTCGCCTGACGGCAAGAAGATCCTAGGCCGACAAAACACCCGCAATGGTTCTGACAGACCACTATTCTGGCAGCTAAATGAGCAGGGACAGTACCAGTGCTCTACACCTTGTGACTCATTCCTCTACAATCTAGATGCGCCACTGCCTGGTCCTGAGCCTGACTGGGACGACTACGTGACGGCAGACTATGAGCAAGATCCTGATCTATATGCCCAGCAAGAAGCTGAGTACAACAAGGCTCACGAAGCTTGGCAAAAAGCCTACGATAAGGTAGTCAAGGGCGTCTCCCCTGATCTTGCGTGGCAGATGATGGCTCCAACGAGTGGCTACTGGATGATATCTATCCAAGAGGTCGTCGGTAAGGGTGACGACTACACGATCATCTCTTACCCTGGTGCGTTAAATGTAGCTGATGGTAGCATCGAGCGGATCAACATCCCAGAGGCTTATGGTCTCGGCGGTCTCGGACGTACTCATGATGGTGGCTGGCTCTGCTACCCCGATGGTAGCTTAGACCCCAATGATCGTACTACCTATGTAGTTTATCCTGATGGCAAGAAGCTTACGATGCTGGAGTACTTGAAGCAGCTCACGGGCAAAGACCTATCTCCGGCTTTCACCTACTCCTACACACCTTATGGTAAGACGGAGCAAAAGAGTATCACGGATATGGGTACCGTGCAGTTCTCTGCAGATGGCAAGACGTTGGTTTCTTGTGCGGTAGATATGACTGGTACCAGGTATTATCGCAATGCTTATCTACGTGTGGACAAGCACTTCCTTGCTCAGCCTCTAGGAGTCGCTCCTATTCAGGTCGAGCGTGGCGATCTCTCGATCCTCTGGCAGGGCGATGCGCTCTACTTCTCGGCGCCCGCTACGGGTACGCTCTATCTGTATGACACGACAGGTAGACTACTAGACAGCTACTCGCTGGCAGCAGCCTCCAGGCTCTCCCTGACAGAACTAGCGCAGGGGCTCTACATCGGTCAGCTCGTCACGGAGCGTGGCGTGAGCACCGTACGATTCATTCGCTAG
- a CDS encoding PCMD domain-containing protein — protein sequence MKRISWTLVILLTLSLLVATGCSGEDPIKAKRIAIENGTYKPDPNKPDPNKPDPNKPDTVPTPDPDPNPLGKMETQEISFTFDDWAHPNDKAAFMLPVEKALPKLLAGDPYWACASNLGAAFGGTSQIEDFPVHPLVKGRTGQALEVMTIKGVPLFGKGIIAGALYAGTLDAGSMMVKPLESTKFGQPVFAIPLAIKGYYQWLPGEKLVNGTKGNKAIEGQDEATIACVFYDTTDDDTPLNGTNLYTDPRILAKVQLHPKPTKEGAWTTFETKLEIINEAAYKQIDLQKSKYHMALIFSSSARGDEFIGAIGSRLRIDDLVVTLGIPTKK from the coding sequence ATGAAACGAATCTCTTGGACCCTCGTTATCCTACTCACCCTATCTCTCCTCGTAGCGACAGGTTGTAGTGGTGAAGACCCTATCAAGGCTAAGCGTATCGCTATCGAAAACGGGACCTACAAACCAGATCCTAACAAACCAGATCCCAATAAGCCTGATCCCAATAAGCCTGACACAGTTCCAACACCTGATCCAGATCCCAATCCACTAGGCAAGATGGAGACTCAAGAGATCTCCTTTACTTTTGACGACTGGGCACATCCTAATGACAAGGCAGCCTTCATGCTTCCCGTAGAGAAGGCACTTCCTAAGCTCCTGGCGGGTGATCCTTATTGGGCTTGCGCTAGCAACTTAGGCGCAGCTTTCGGAGGTACGAGTCAAATAGAAGACTTCCCCGTGCATCCACTAGTTAAGGGGCGTACTGGACAAGCTCTCGAAGTGATGACCATCAAGGGGGTACCACTCTTTGGTAAGGGCATCATCGCTGGAGCTCTCTACGCTGGCACACTAGATGCAGGCAGTATGATGGTGAAGCCTCTAGAGTCCACGAAGTTTGGTCAGCCCGTCTTTGCCATACCGCTCGCTATCAAGGGATACTATCAGTGGCTCCCAGGCGAGAAATTAGTCAATGGAACGAAGGGGAATAAGGCTATCGAGGGACAGGACGAGGCTACGATCGCTTGCGTCTTCTACGACACGACAGACGACGACACTCCGCTCAACGGAACCAACCTCTACACCGATCCACGTATCCTAGCAAAAGTGCAGCTACACCCCAAGCCTACCAAGGAAGGGGCATGGACGACCTTCGAAACAAAGCTAGAAATCATCAACGAGGCTGCATACAAGCAGATAGACCTCCAGAAGAGTAAGTACCACATGGCACTTATCTTCTCATCGAGTGCTCGTGGTGATGAATTCATCGGAGCCATCGGCAGCCGCCTGCGCATTGACGATCTAGTCGTGACGCTAGGTATACCCACCAAGAAGTAA
- a CDS encoding porin family protein yields the protein MTIQQLYRGALGLLLALITTPLLWGQSSNDNLEFGIKAGLNIGATTPLPKPKAIDKIYTWNPHMNIALKGWLSYQLPDTKGWHLDTGLEMERKGMYVCTHATNLRVNMGDGKEAAWGFFTGNNSTEFINYYLTIPMLVAYHTSKDKFRMQVGFYLSYLMQQSFKVTLDGDGTLNDLPLSPGHLVDYDLSDHFNKLDMGVRVGFDYFFHQRLGVTAQLNMSFEPALDRSFTMMPFPLYNIYAFAGFAYRI from the coding sequence ATGACTATACAGCAACTATACAGAGGGGCTCTCGGGCTCTTGCTCGCACTCATCACGACTCCACTCCTATGGGGGCAGAGCAGCAATGATAATCTAGAGTTTGGCATCAAGGCTGGACTAAACATTGGAGCCACTACGCCCCTGCCCAAGCCTAAAGCTATTGACAAGATCTATACGTGGAATCCGCATATGAACATAGCCCTCAAGGGGTGGCTCTCCTACCAGCTCCCAGACACCAAAGGGTGGCACCTAGACACGGGGCTAGAGATGGAGCGCAAGGGTATGTACGTCTGCACCCACGCTACCAACCTGAGAGTCAATATGGGCGATGGCAAGGAGGCTGCGTGGGGGTTCTTCACGGGCAATAACAGCACCGAGTTTATCAACTACTACCTCACGATCCCCATGCTGGTTGCTTACCACACGAGCAAGGACAAGTTTCGTATGCAGGTGGGCTTCTACCTCTCCTACTTGATGCAGCAAAGCTTTAAGGTAACACTCGATGGTGACGGCACGCTCAATGACCTGCCACTATCTCCTGGACACCTCGTCGACTACGACCTGTCAGACCACTTTAACAAGCTAGATATGGGTGTCAGAGTAGGCTTCGACTACTTCTTTCATCAGCGTCTCGGTGTGACCGCACAGCTCAATATGAGCTTCGAGCCAGCTCTAGACAGGAGCTTTACGATGATGCCCTTCCCGCTTTACAATATCTACGCCTTTGCGGGATTTGCCTATCGGATCTAA
- a CDS encoding polyprenol monophosphomannose synthase codes for MHASLVIIPTYNERENVAEMIRAVLALPEDFDLLILDDNSPDGTAEIVRTLQQEPDYTDRLNLIVRPGKLGLGTAYLTGFEWALEHGYDYIFEMDCDFSHPLSALPHLLRAVSEEGYDVAVGSRYVRGGGVKDWPLNRILMSYLASVYVRIITWLPVRDTTAGFVCYRREVLETMRLDEVHFKGYAFQIEMKYTAHCLGFKIKEVPITFVNRKLGSSKMNGSIFGEAFTGVLKLRYWRLFKGFPKRHNPAK; via the coding sequence ATGCACGCTAGCCTTGTCATCATACCCACCTACAACGAGCGAGAGAATGTCGCTGAGATGATTCGAGCCGTCTTGGCACTGCCCGAAGATTTCGACCTGCTGATCCTTGATGACAATTCGCCTGACGGTACCGCTGAGATCGTACGTACACTACAACAAGAGCCAGACTACACGGACCGTCTGAATCTCATCGTGCGTCCAGGTAAGCTGGGACTAGGGACCGCTTATCTTACAGGCTTCGAGTGGGCGCTGGAGCATGGCTACGACTACATCTTCGAGATGGATTGCGACTTTAGCCATCCGCTCTCAGCGCTACCACACCTCCTACGTGCGGTCTCGGAGGAGGGCTACGATGTGGCGGTGGGCTCTCGCTACGTACGTGGTGGTGGGGTCAAGGACTGGCCCCTGAACCGCATCCTCATGAGCTATCTCGCATCGGTCTACGTGCGCATTATCACTTGGCTACCAGTACGAGACACCACGGCCGGCTTCGTCTGCTACCGGCGTGAGGTGCTAGAGACGATGAGACTAGATGAGGTACACTTCAAGGGCTACGCCTTCCAAATTGAGATGAAGTACACGGCTCACTGCCTAGGCTTCAAGATCAAGGAGGTACCCATCACCTTTGTCAATCGTAAGCTCGGAAGCTCGAAAATGAATGGCTCGATCTTTGGCGAAGCCTTCACGGGTGTCCTCAAGCTACGCTACTGGCGGCTCTTCAAGGGCTTCCCCAAGCGCCATAATCCTGCTAAATAA
- a CDS encoding dihydroorotase, producing MRQIILGATIINEGRQVVGSVCLSDERIESICIGVDKVSDLPDELAQGAEIVEAHGLWLLPGCIDDQVHFREPGLTHKGDIAHESRAAVAGGVTSYMDMPNVKPPTVTLEALLDKRQRAQKTSWANYAFYFGGTNDNAPEACAIDPALIPGYKLFLGASTGNMLVDSEEALDYFFAHAPKLIATHCESEEIITRNKELYRQRYDGHPPIETHPLIRSREACYESSRSAIERAKRLGARLHVLHLSTAEEMDLFSAAPLSSEKRITAEVCVHHLWFTDEDYSRLGNRIKWNPAVKTARDREALRQALVEGRIDVVATDHAPHALADKEGDALTAASGGPLVQHSLLMMLELAHEGLWSPELVVEKMAHAPAQLFGVRERGYIRTGYYADLVLVDPHQETTVTTESLYSKCGWSPLEGYTFSHRIVATWVNGQVAYRDGQLISRPPVHALTFA from the coding sequence ATGCGACAGATCATACTCGGAGCGACCATAATCAATGAAGGTCGACAGGTCGTCGGCTCCGTATGCCTCTCCGACGAGCGCATTGAGTCTATATGTATAGGTGTCGACAAGGTGTCTGACCTCCCTGACGAACTGGCCCAAGGAGCGGAGATCGTGGAGGCGCACGGGCTCTGGCTACTACCAGGCTGCATCGACGATCAGGTGCACTTTAGAGAGCCTGGACTAACTCACAAGGGAGACATAGCACACGAGAGCCGTGCCGCCGTGGCCGGTGGTGTCACCTCCTATATGGACATGCCGAACGTGAAGCCTCCGACGGTCACTCTCGAGGCGCTCCTCGACAAGCGTCAACGTGCTCAGAAGACAAGCTGGGCAAACTACGCCTTTTACTTCGGCGGGACTAATGACAATGCCCCCGAAGCGTGTGCCATAGACCCTGCCTTGATCCCTGGTTACAAGCTCTTCCTGGGAGCCTCCACGGGCAATATGCTGGTGGACAGCGAGGAGGCGCTCGACTACTTCTTCGCCCATGCGCCCAAGCTCATCGCCACGCACTGCGAGAGCGAGGAGATCATCACACGCAATAAGGAGCTTTACCGCCAGCGATACGACGGGCATCCACCCATCGAGACACATCCGCTGATACGCTCCCGTGAGGCGTGCTACGAGTCTTCACGCAGTGCCATAGAGCGTGCCAAGCGTCTCGGTGCTAGACTACACGTACTCCACCTATCGACAGCAGAGGAGATGGATCTCTTCTCGGCAGCTCCGCTTTCGTCCGAGAAGCGCATCACCGCAGAGGTGTGCGTCCACCACTTATGGTTTACCGATGAGGACTACAGCCGCTTAGGCAATCGCATCAAGTGGAACCCCGCCGTCAAGACGGCTCGCGATCGTGAGGCTCTGCGCCAAGCACTCGTCGAGGGTCGCATCGACGTGGTCGCTACCGATCACGCGCCTCACGCACTGGCCGACAAAGAGGGCGATGCCCTCACAGCAGCCTCTGGAGGGCCACTTGTACAGCACAGTCTCTTGATGATGCTGGAGCTGGCTCACGAGGGGCTTTGGTCGCCTGAGCTAGTCGTTGAGAAGATGGCACACGCTCCTGCACAGCTCTTTGGTGTTCGCGAGCGAGGCTATATCCGCACAGGCTACTACGCAGACCTAGTCCTCGTCGATCCTCATCAGGAGACAACGGTCACGACGGAAAGTCTCTACAGCAAGTGTGGATGGTCGCCACTGGAGGGTTACACCTTCTCGCATCGCATCGTAGCTACCTGGGTCAACGGACAGGTTGCTTATCGTGACGGACAACTGATCAGTCGCCCGCCTGTGCATGCACTCACGTTCGCCTGA
- the mce gene encoding methylmalonyl-CoA epimerase: MNLSHIEHLGIAVKSIEEALPFFEGVLGLTCYNIEEVADQKVRTAFLKIGEVKLELLEPTSDESPIAKFIEKRGEGIHHLALSSDDVAPALEELKGKGLRLIDEKPRKGAEGLNIAFVHPKSAHGILLEICDCKDVAK; this comes from the coding sequence ATGAATCTGTCACACATCGAGCATCTTGGGATAGCAGTCAAGAGCATAGAGGAGGCACTGCCCTTCTTCGAGGGAGTCCTCGGACTAACCTGCTACAACATTGAGGAGGTCGCTGACCAGAAGGTGCGTACCGCATTCCTCAAGATAGGCGAGGTCAAGCTAGAGCTTCTAGAGCCCACAAGCGATGAGAGCCCCATAGCCAAGTTTATCGAGAAGCGTGGCGAGGGCATTCACCACCTAGCACTATCATCTGACGATGTAGCACCAGCTCTCGAGGAGCTCAAGGGCAAGGGCTTACGCCTCATCGATGAGAAGCCTCGCAAAGGTGCCGAGGGTCTCAACATTGCCTTCGTACACCCCAAGAGTGCACACGGCATACTTCTAGAGATCTGCGACTGCAAGGATGTCGCTAAGTAA